In Xyrauchen texanus isolate HMW12.3.18 chromosome 45, RBS_HiC_50CHRs, whole genome shotgun sequence, a single window of DNA contains:
- the LOC127637763 gene encoding leucine-rich repeat-containing protein 4-like translates to MCHIMSLLGRVAVRRARKAALLCVLFLMVQVCMEVAAAAGPQGCPTDCSCNNQLSKVVCTRRGLSRVPPGIPTNTRHLNLMENSIESVQVDSFRNLHHLEVLQLGRNAIRQIEVGAFSGLTNLNTLELFDNRLTVVPSGAFEYLSKLRELWLRNNPIESIPSYAFNRVPSLMRLDLGELRKLEYISDGAFEGLVNLKYLNLGMCNIQGDMPNLSPLIGLEELEISENLFPEIKPGSFRGLNSLKKLWIMNSQIGLIERNAFDELSSLVELNLAHNNLSSLPHDLFTPLKYLVELHLHHNPWNCGCDSLWLSRWLREYIPTNSTCCGRCHSPAHMRGRQLVELDRGDTGAMQCSAPFIADAPRDLNISAERVAELRCRTANMSAVRWLLPNGTILTHASNHPRITVLHDGTLNFSNVLAGDTGMYTCMVSNAAGNSNASAYLNVSAAELNTSNLSYFTTVTVEVLSPTSEMPKPKTTTATPGTSTTTTASPSVFQPVFISTPTVLLQSTVIPPSRPSVIPGSKVTTGKPPNPASTSLDEVMKTTKIIIGCFVAVTLLAAIMLIVFYKLRKRHQQRSTVAAARTVEIIPVEEELPPPASAANMAMEGALTLPKIRDHNSIYQLDYNTHKSDYNYKPKPEYSTYKPKQTFSIHKPKSDYNTYKPKADYIYQPTLEYSSHKMMDYSHKSLPDYHLNKKPEQSPYKPGYNTHKPDYKSHTPKPDFSPYKPDYGVLKSKTDYSMPKLKTDYSPFKTDCSLFKTDYSAFKAEYSPLKAEYVSCKMEFSPHKSKMDYSPHKVGYSPHKLDYSTMKPKYNTYKPPGHGAKWTESNSIGNSLPRTLPSATPEALVIKTHTKEKVQETQI, encoded by the coding sequence ATGTGCCACATCATGAGTCTCCTGGGGCGGGTAGCTGTGCGTCGAGCCAGGAAAGCCGCCCTGCTCTGTGTCCTGTTCCTTATGGTTCAAGTGTGTATGGAGGTGGCGGCCGCGGCAGGGCCCCAGGGCTGCCCGACTGATTGCTCCTGCAATAACCAGCTCAGTAAGGTGGTGTGCACCAGGCGTGGGCTTTCTCGTGTGCCACCGGGTATCCCCACCAACACCCGGCACCTAAACCTGATGGAGAACTCCATTGAGTCTGTGCAAGTCGACTCATTTAGAAACCTCCATCATCTAGAGGTGTTGCAATTGGGCCGCAATGCCATTAGACAGATTGAGGTGGGCGCCTTTAGTGGGCTAACCAATCTCAATACACTGGAACTTTTTGATAACAGGCTGACAGTGGTGCCAAGTGGGGCATTTGAGTATTTGTCCAAGCTACGGGAACTGTGGTTAAGAAATAACCCCATTGAAAGCATCCCATCTTATGCATTCAACCGAGTGCCCTCCCTAATGCGACTGGATCTGGGCGAACTGAGAAAACTGGAATATATATCTGATGGAGCCTTTGAAGGTTTAGTCAACCTTAAGTACCTTAACCTGGGGATGTGTAACATTCAAGGGGATATGCCTAACCTGAGCCCTCTGATTGGGCTGGAGGAACTGGAAATCTCAGAGAACCTCTTTCCTGAGATTAAACCAGGCTCATTCAGAGGACTGAATTCGCTCAAAAAGTTATGGATCATGAACTCGCAAATAGGGCTAATTGAGCGAAACGCATTTGATGAACTGTCTTCATTGGTGGAGCTGAACCTGGCCCACAACAACCTAAGTTCTCTGCCTCATGACCTCTTTACTCCATTAAAGTACCTGGTGGAACTTCATCTCCACCACAACCCTTGGAACTGTGGCTGTGACTCACTTTGGTTATCACGCTGGCTACGTGAGTACATACCTACCAACTCGACGTGCTGTGGGCGTTGTCACTCCCCTGCACACATGAGAGGCCGGCAGTTGGTTGAGTTGGACCGGGGTGACACAGGGGCCATGCAGTGCTCAGCTCCTTTTATAGCAGATGCCCCAAGAGACCTGAACATTTCAGCAGAACGTGTGGCAGAGCTGCGATGCCGAACAGCAAACATGTCTGCTGTGCGATGGCTCCTACCAAATGGGACTATTCTGACTCATGCTTCAAACCACCCACGGATAACAGTACTACATGATGGGACTTTAAACTTTTCAAATGTGCTAGCAGGTGACACAGGCATGTATACCTGCATGGTGTCCAATGCAGCTGGAAATTCCAATGCTTCAGCTTAtctaaatgtaagcgcagcagaACTCAACACATCTAACCTCAGCTACTTCACCACAGTCACAGTGGAGGTGCTGAGCCCCACATCTGAAATGCCCAAACCCAAAACCACCACAGCCACACCAGGCACCAGCACCACTACCACAGCCTCACCATCAGTCTTTCAGCCGGTTTTCATCTCAACACCGACAGTCCTTCTCCAGAGCACCGTCATTCCACCAAGCCGCCCATCTGTTATACCTGGATCAAAAGTGACAACAGGAAAGCCGCCCAACCCAGCCAGTACCAGTCTGGATGAGGTGATGAAGACAACAAAGATAATCATTGGTTGTTTTGTAGCAGTCACCCTGCTAGCTGCAATTATGCTTATAGTATTTTATAAACTGCGAAAACGGCATCAACAGAGGAGCACAGTGGCTGCAGCCAGAACTGTGGAAATTATTCCAGTAGAAGAAGAATTGCCACCACCAGCTTCTGCTGCCAATATGGCAATGGAGGGGGCACTCACTCTACCAAAAATAAGGGATCATAACAGTATTTACCAACTGGACTACAACACCCATAAATCTGACTACAACTACAAACCAAAACCAGAATACAGCACCTACAAACCCAAGCAAACTTTCAGTATCCACAAACCTAAGTCAGACTACAACACCTACAAACCTAAAGCGGATTATATATACCAACCAACTCTGGAATACAGCTCTCACAAAATGATGGACTATTCACACAAGTCATTGCCGGATTACCATTTAAACAAAAAACCTGAGCAGAGCCCCTACAAACCAGGATATAATACTCACAAACCTGACTACAAATCTCATACTCCAAAACCAGACTTCAGCCCATACAAACCAGACTACGGTGTTCTAAAATCCAAAACTGACTACAGTATGCCTAAACTCAAAACCGATTACAGCCCCTTCAAGACAGACTGTAGCCTTTTCAAAACAGACTACAGTGCATTCAAGGCAGAGTACAGCCCCCTCAAAGCAGAATATGTCAGCTGCAAAATGGAATTCAGCCCTCACAAGTCCAAAATGGATTACAGTCCTCACAAGGTGGGCTACAGCCCACATAAACTCGACTACAGTACCATGAAGCCCAAATACAACACATACAAGCCACCAGGCCATGGAGCCAAATGGACAGAAAGCAACAGCATTGGAAATTCTCTGCCTCGAACCTTGCCAAGTGCTACTCCTGAGGCTCTTGTCATAAAAACTCACACCAAGGAGAAAGTACAAGAGACTCAGATCTAA